CGGCTAACACTAGCTAGTACATCAATTGCGGGGAAGTGATTGCGTACTGCAATTTTGCGGGATAGAACAATGTGACCATCAAGCACACCACGCGCAGTATCAGCGATTGGTTCATTCATATCATCGCCCTCAACTAAGACAGCATAGATGGCAGTAATTGATCCTTTGTCGGATCTACCGGCTCTTTCTAAAACACGCGGAATCAGCGAGAAGACACTAGGAGTATAGCCCTTCATTGCAGGCGGCTCGCCAACTGCAAGTCCAACATCACGGGCTGCCATTGCCATACGAGTGACACTATCTACCATGAGCATGACTTTTTTGCCTTTGTCTCTAAAGTATTCAGCGACAGTAGTTGCGGTGAGTAAGCACTTCATGCGCATCATGGCGGGTTTGTCACCAGTTGCAATTACACAAACTGATTTTTTCATACCTTCTTCACCAAGACTCGCTTCAATAAAATCCTGCACTTCTCTACCACGCTCTCCAACTAATGCAATAACATTGATATCAGCTTCGCAATATCGGGCGATCATTCCCATCAAAGTACTCTTGCCCACACCAGAGCCGGAGAATAAACCAATACGTTGCCCTAAACCAAAAGTGAGAGTCGAGTCAATAGCACGGACGCCACAAGAAAATGTTTCTTTGATTCTTGGTCTGCCATACGAATCAGGCGCATCTTGTTCAATACCTCTAAACTCTTCATAGACTGGTTTTGGTTTGTGGTCCATCGGCTCACCGAGTGGGTCAATAACTCTACCTAATAATTCTTTGCAAAGACCAATTTCTAGTGATTTACCAGAGGGATAAATTTTGGCACCTTGACTTACACCTTTGCCATCTTCAAGTAATAGGAGTTGCGCAGTTTGTCCTTTGAAGCCAACTACTTCCGCTTGTTTGTCG
The sequence above is a segment of the Cyanobacteriota bacterium genome. Coding sequences within it:
- a CDS encoding FliI/YscN family ATPase, yielding MASEINSHEQLKAVTDKCHKALENLETKQWYGYVSKVVGLLLEAQLPGSKVGELCRIETKDCGDKQAEVVGFKGQTAQLLLLEDGKGVSQGAKIYPSGKSLEIGLCKELLGRVIDPLGEPMDHKPKPVYEEFRGIEQDAPDSYGRPRIKETFSCGVRAIDSTLTFGLGQRIGLFSGSGVGKSTLMGMIARYCEADINVIALVGERGREVQDFIEASLGEEGMKKSVCVIATGDKPAMMRMKCLLTATTVAEYFRDKGKKVMLMVDSVTRMAMAARDVGLAVGEPPAMKGYTPSVFSLIPRVLERAGRSDKGSITAIYAVLVEGDDMNEPIADTARGVLDGHIVLSRKIAVRNHFPAIDVLASVSRLFPDITSDEQQDLAGKMRNLMAVYAENEDLINIGAYQRGTNPTIDQAIALKSKIDAFLKQKIYEQSSYEETMNALRQIGL